One window from the genome of Methyloradius palustris encodes:
- a CDS encoding EAL domain-containing protein yields MIGKNLTEILGLIGEGGIELQSFPKKTLTAPYQGMQLSSAFQPIYSLSHCRIVGYEGLLRPQDAQGIGIPPIKVFGMKRTEAEIVRLDRLSRTLHVHNFMQQHDDKNWLFLNIDPNVIVQGRHYGSFFKDLLDYYELPPERVVVEIIEGAIADESQLSESVKFYKNLGCLVAIDDFGAGNSNFERIWRLAPDIVKLDRSMIAQAVTNKTARRILPGVVSLIHEVGSMVLIEGVETLEEAMVAIDTDVDFVQGFYFGKPASALKQDNYSAQIHDLFRDYSEQAPKESYAKRLNLEVEAFAQAVSKMQAGFSMEHSTKELINLPGVDRCYLLNQYGVQLENSIIATTRRGIADIRFQPLTDGSGATWVRRPYLKRALNHPKEVQLTRPYLSIANGRLCVTISIAISVLNQIQVFCCDIDWNH; encoded by the coding sequence GTGATAGGTAAAAATCTTACTGAAATATTAGGTTTGATTGGGGAAGGTGGCATAGAGTTGCAGTCCTTCCCTAAAAAAACATTAACAGCGCCTTACCAAGGCATGCAGTTAAGCAGCGCATTCCAGCCTATATACAGTTTATCCCACTGTCGTATCGTTGGATACGAAGGTCTGTTGCGTCCGCAAGATGCCCAAGGTATTGGCATCCCACCAATCAAAGTATTTGGAATGAAGCGTACTGAAGCCGAGATTGTACGTCTTGACCGCTTATCGCGTACCTTGCATGTCCATAATTTCATGCAGCAGCATGATGATAAAAACTGGCTGTTTCTGAATATAGATCCCAATGTCATCGTGCAAGGCCGGCATTACGGTTCTTTCTTTAAGGACCTGCTTGATTATTACGAACTGCCTCCTGAGCGTGTGGTAGTTGAGATTATTGAGGGAGCGATTGCTGATGAGTCGCAACTCTCAGAATCAGTCAAGTTCTACAAAAATCTGGGTTGCCTAGTTGCGATTGATGATTTTGGCGCTGGCAACTCTAACTTTGAACGTATCTGGCGACTAGCGCCAGACATCGTCAAGCTGGATCGTTCCATGATTGCCCAAGCGGTCACCAATAAAACTGCTAGACGTATTTTGCCTGGCGTAGTTTCTTTGATACATGAAGTCGGCAGTATGGTGCTGATTGAGGGTGTTGAAACGCTAGAAGAGGCCATGGTGGCCATTGATACCGATGTGGATTTTGTACAAGGGTTTTATTTTGGCAAACCCGCATCCGCGCTCAAGCAAGATAATTATTCAGCACAGATTCATGACTTGTTCCGCGATTATAGTGAGCAAGCGCCAAAAGAGTCTTACGCAAAACGGTTAAATTTAGAAGTTGAAGCGTTTGCTCAAGCAGTCAGCAAAATGCAGGCTGGTTTTTCTATGGAGCATTCGACCAAAGAGTTGATTAACCTGCCGGGTGTTGATCGCTGCTATTTGCTGAACCAGTATGGGGTGCAACTAGAGAATAGTATTATTGCAACTACCCGCAGAGGTATTGCGGATATACGCTTTCAACCTTTGACTGATGGCAGTGGCGCTACATGGGTGAGAAGGCCCTACCTCAAGCGTGCACTGAATCATCCTAAAGAAGTCCAGTTGACACGGCCTTATTTGTCGATTGCAAATGGCCGTCTATGTGTGACTATTTCAATCGCGATTAGCGTACTCAACCAGATTCAAGTCTTTTGTTGCGATATTGACTGGAATCACTAA